The sequence ATCCCAAAAAAATAGTCGGCATGCTTTCACGCCGGGACATTATTTCCGCCTACAACAAGGGTCTTCTGGAACAGAGCCTTAAGGAGCAGTAATGGAATCCCTCAACAGCAGCCAATATGAGGCGGTCACTTACCGTGGCGGCCCTCTCCTTGTCCTTGCAGGCGCAGGTTCAGGCAAGACGAGAGTGCTTGTCTACCGGGTCGCCTTCCTCATAAAAGAGATGGCCATCCCTCCCTGGAACATCCTTGCCGTTACCTTTACCAACAAGGCGGCAGGTGAAATGAAAGAAAGAATAGGTAATCTGCTCGGTCCTGCAGGAATGAACATATCGGTAGGAACCTTCCACTCTATCTGCGCTTCCATACTCAGAAAGAATATCGACGACCTCGGCTATTCATCGAACTTCGTCATTTACGATGACAGAGACCAGATATCTGCAATAAAGACCATCTTCGAGAGAATAGGCATCGATGAGAAATCCATCAGTCCCAAAAGAGTACAGGCCATCATCAATGACGCCAAAAACAGAGGCATCAAGCCAATAGAAGCAGCCGCTTCAACTTACGGTCTTTTCAGGGACAAGATCATCACCGCCGTCGAGGACTATGAAGAACTGATGAAACAGGGTAATGCCCTTGACTTTGGCGATCTCATCTACCTGACGGTAAAACTCTTTAAGGAGAACGAAAGTATACTGGACGACTACCGGAAAAAATGGAGCCACCTCCTTGTCGATGAATACCAGGACACCAATCCCGTTCAGTACACCCTCATAAAACTCCTTTCGGGCAATACAATGAATATCACCGTCGTCGGTGATGACGATCAATCCATCTATCGCTGGCGGGGGGCCGATATACAAAACATTCTCGATTTTGAAAGAGACTTTTCCGGTGCTCATCTTGTACGGCTCGAACAGAATTATCGTTCTACCCAAAGAATACTCTCGGCAGCAGGGGCCGTCGTTGAAAAAAATATGGGACGCAAGGGCAAGAAACTCTGGACCGAGGCGGGAGAAGGCGAGCCCGTCACCATCTGCCGCATGGCCAACGAATACGAGGAAGCAAGATACGTTATTGATGAGATTTCATCCATAAGAAGCAGGGAAGGAAAAGATTACAATGATTTCACCATTTTCTACCGGACCAATTCCCAATCAAGGGTTATCGAAGATGATCTGGTAAAGCGGGGCATTCCCTATGCCGTTATCGGTGGCATGAAATTCTACGACAGGATGGAAATCAAGGATATCCTTGCCTATTTGAGAGTAATAATCAATCCCGACGATACGGTGGCCCTCAAAAGGATCATCAATAATCCGCCTCGGGGCATCGGCAAAAAGAGTGCAGAAACACTTGAATCAAGAGCGCTTGATCATGGGACCTCTCTCTACAACGCCATTGAACTCGAAGAAAATAATGCCAAAATTATAGCCTTCAAAAAAATCATAGAAGAACTCATTTCTCTAAAAGATGAACTTGAACTGCCGGACCTGCTTAGAGAAGTATTGTTAAAAACGGGCTACCTTAAAAAGCTGGAAGAAGAAAAAAGTGTCGAAGCGAGAAGCAGGCTCGAAAACCTCGAAGAACTGGAAGAAGCCATGCGGGAAATGATTGGAGAAGGTGAAGACTATTCCATCGAAACCTTTCTTGAAAGGGCCGCCCTCATGAGTGAAGTCGATAAAATAGACAGGAATGAAAAAAGGCTCACACTTATGACGCTCCACGGCGCAAAGGGACTCGAATTTCCCGTCGTATTCATGGTCGGTATGGAGGAAGGACTATTCCCTCACAGCCTGTCAAAGGACGACCCTGAAGCAATGGAAGAAGAGCGCAGGCTCTGTTATGTAGGCATGACGCGGGCCATGGAAAAGCTCTATCTTTCCTATGCCGACAAGAGGAGGGTCTTTGGCGCCCAGCAGCACAATATTCCATCGAGGTACGTAAGCGACATCCCCGAAGAACTCCTCATGCGGGTCAATATCACTCCTTCCTTCAATGAAGGCTATCAAAGTGAGGTATTTTCCACAAAGGCAAGGTCGGCGCCTTCCGGTCCACAGTTCAACTTTGGCGACAGCGATGGCGCAAGTAGTGGGGAAGCAGAGGGTTTTGCAAGGGGAACGAAAGTGAGGCATCCCACCTTTGGAGAAGGGGTTGTAAGAGGGGGAGAAGGAACGGGGGATAAAGCCAAAATAAGCATCTATTTTCCACGGCTTGGCCTTAAAAAACTTGTTCTTAAATATTCAGCTCTTGAAAGATTATAATGCTGGAGGCAGAGATAAAGTCAGCTTGTAAAAGGTACTTCGTAATTTATTCAACCACCCCCAG comes from Deltaproteobacteria bacterium and encodes:
- a CDS encoding UvrD-helicase domain-containing protein; protein product: MESLNSSQYEAVTYRGGPLLVLAGAGSGKTRVLVYRVAFLIKEMAIPPWNILAVTFTNKAAGEMKERIGNLLGPAGMNISVGTFHSICASILRKNIDDLGYSSNFVIYDDRDQISAIKTIFERIGIDEKSISPKRVQAIINDAKNRGIKPIEAAASTYGLFRDKIITAVEDYEELMKQGNALDFGDLIYLTVKLFKENESILDDYRKKWSHLLVDEYQDTNPVQYTLIKLLSGNTMNITVVGDDDQSIYRWRGADIQNILDFERDFSGAHLVRLEQNYRSTQRILSAAGAVVEKNMGRKGKKLWTEAGEGEPVTICRMANEYEEARYVIDEISSIRSREGKDYNDFTIFYRTNSQSRVIEDDLVKRGIPYAVIGGMKFYDRMEIKDILAYLRVIINPDDTVALKRIINNPPRGIGKKSAETLESRALDHGTSLYNAIELEENNAKIIAFKKIIEELISLKDELELPDLLREVLLKTGYLKKLEEEKSVEARSRLENLEELEEAMREMIGEGEDYSIETFLERAALMSEVDKIDRNEKRLTLMTLHGAKGLEFPVVFMVGMEEGLFPHSLSKDDPEAMEEERRLCYVGMTRAMEKLYLSYADKRRVFGAQQHNIPSRYVSDIPEELLMRVNITPSFNEGYQSEVFSTKARSAPSGPQFNFGDSDGASSGEAEGFARGTKVRHPTFGEGVVRGGEGTGDKAKISIYFPRLGLKKLVLKYSALERL